The following are from one region of the Paenibacillus sp. JZ16 genome:
- a CDS encoding S41 family peptidase: protein MLKKRTAVFLVIAAMLCGVLLTMALTQLPAPSQTGDGEGLLASIANRNGLEQSEAKKLGTAIDLIESNYYKDIDRSKLIDGAINGMMEALEDPYSNYMGKETAAQFEESIEGSFSGIGAEVSSVDGSVVVVSPIKGSPADKAGIRAKDTILSVNGESLQGLELNAAVNKIRGPKGSKAVLQIKRAGSEQPIEYVIVRDDVDLETVSARMEKGGIGVIEISQFSLNTGERFKEELEKLESQGMKGLLIDVRNNPGGVLSVVIDIAEQFVPKGELIVQVEDKNKKREKHPSNGEAKSYPITVLMNKGSASASEILAGALQQSAGATLMGEHSFGKGTVQTSFDKQFGDGSLLKVTIAKWLTPNGTWIHEKGIEPDIQVSQPEYFTVAPIDKKKTYTYDTNSTDVKNAQIMLEAVGYKTGRTDGYFDRNTEKAIKSFQSKHKLKADGILNGATAEALEAALIEKIQDPKEDNQMNRGIAEVRKEIAAQASNK, encoded by the coding sequence TTGCTGAAAAAACGAACGGCTGTCTTTCTGGTCATAGCTGCCATGCTATGCGGCGTGCTGTTAACGATGGCTTTGACCCAGCTGCCCGCTCCCAGCCAGACTGGAGATGGTGAGGGGCTGCTGGCCAGTATAGCGAACAGGAATGGACTGGAGCAGTCTGAAGCGAAAAAACTGGGGACAGCAATTGACCTCATCGAAAGCAATTATTACAAGGATATCGATCGGTCGAAACTGATCGACGGCGCCATCAACGGGATGATGGAAGCGCTGGAAGATCCATATTCCAACTATATGGGAAAAGAAACGGCAGCCCAGTTTGAAGAGAGCATCGAGGGCTCCTTCTCGGGGATTGGCGCGGAGGTGTCCTCTGTAGATGGCAGTGTGGTCGTTGTGTCTCCGATCAAGGGATCTCCTGCGGATAAAGCCGGCATTCGGGCGAAGGACACCATCCTTTCAGTCAATGGCGAATCCTTGCAGGGCCTTGAGCTGAACGCGGCCGTCAACAAGATTCGCGGTCCGAAGGGCTCCAAGGCCGTCCTTCAGATCAAGCGTGCTGGCTCCGAACAGCCGATCGAGTATGTTATCGTTCGTGATGACGTCGATCTGGAAACCGTATCGGCACGGATGGAGAAGGGCGGAATCGGCGTTATTGAGATCTCCCAATTCTCGCTGAACACAGGCGAACGCTTTAAGGAAGAACTCGAGAAACTGGAAAGCCAGGGCATGAAGGGACTGCTGATCGACGTCCGGAACAATCCAGGCGGCGTGCTGTCCGTTGTCATTGACATTGCAGAGCAGTTCGTACCTAAAGGCGAGTTGATCGTTCAGGTAGAGGATAAGAATAAGAAGCGGGAGAAGCATCCGTCGAACGGTGAGGCGAAATCCTATCCGATTACGGTGCTGATGAACAAGGGCAGCGCCAGCGCTTCCGAAATTTTGGCGGGCGCGCTGCAGCAGTCGGCGGGAGCTACCTTGATGGGTGAGCATTCCTTCGGTAAAGGAACCGTGCAAACGAGCTTCGATAAGCAATTTGGCGATGGAAGCCTGCTCAAAGTTACGATTGCCAAATGGTTGACACCAAACGGTACCTGGATCCATGAGAAGGGAATTGAGCCGGATATTCAGGTGTCACAGCCGGAATACTTTACCGTTGCACCAATCGATAAGAAGAAAACCTATACGTACGACACCAATAGCACGGATGTGAAGAACGCGCAGATCATGCTTGAAGCCGTTGGCTATAAGACTGGGCGTACCGATGGCTATTTCGACCGGAACACGGAGAAGGCGATCAAGAGCTTCCAGAGCAAGCACAAGCTGAAAGCGGACGGTATTCTTAACGGCGCCACAGCCGAGGCGTTGGAAGCCGCATTGATCGAGAAGATTCAGGATCCGAAAGAGGATAATCAAATGAATCGCGGAATTGCCGAGGTTCGGAAGGAAATCGCCGCTCAGGCGTCGAACAAGTAA
- a CDS encoding murein hydrolase activator EnvC family protein, with translation MKKIAAGVAALLLATVMIQPTVGQAEKKTSADVDRELRVLQEQVKKARAQKNKAAENKQEAQHYKKKTTKNLKYVMEQISIVSNELTKISMKIEETEDLLRKTTKELEAAEERIGSREKLLESRIRLIYMDGQVSYLDVLLSSTSFSDFIERADSLKTIVNQDQDLLVEHKQDKLLVIDKKKELEGQYATAKDLYGQMEDRKSILNEKEQEKRVLLAQYDQEIEDAEILTEEQDRMLVALASKRSDLQKEKNKLAAEEAARKAAAAKAAAAKRAAAAKRAKATTLGGSSGGDGYTGNGGPFALPVSGARLSSGYGPRVHPVTGEVGKMHTGQDFAAPQGTEIRAAESGTVILAEWWSGYGNCVIVDHGGGVWTLYGHIRNGGIKVSEGDKVSRGQKIAEVGSTGQSTGPHLHFEVRVNGSPVNPSPYL, from the coding sequence TTGAAGAAGATCGCCGCAGGAGTAGCAGCCTTATTACTGGCCACTGTTATGATCCAACCGACCGTCGGACAAGCCGAGAAGAAGACTTCAGCCGATGTAGATCGAGAGCTGAGAGTGCTTCAGGAGCAGGTCAAGAAAGCTCGGGCGCAGAAGAACAAAGCAGCGGAAAATAAACAAGAAGCTCAGCATTACAAGAAGAAAACAACGAAGAATCTGAAATATGTGATGGAGCAGATCAGCATCGTCAGCAATGAATTGACCAAAATCTCCATGAAGATCGAGGAGACAGAGGATCTGCTAAGAAAAACGACCAAGGAACTTGAAGCGGCGGAGGAGCGTATCGGCTCCCGTGAGAAGCTGTTGGAATCCCGAATTCGCCTCATCTATATGGATGGGCAAGTATCGTATCTGGATGTGCTGCTCTCCTCGACCAGCTTCAGCGATTTTATTGAGCGTGCGGATTCCTTGAAGACGATCGTTAACCAGGACCAGGATTTGCTGGTGGAGCATAAGCAGGACAAGCTGCTGGTCATTGACAAGAAGAAGGAACTTGAAGGACAGTATGCAACCGCCAAGGACCTGTATGGCCAAATGGAGGACCGTAAGAGCATCTTGAACGAGAAGGAACAGGAGAAGCGCGTACTACTGGCCCAGTATGATCAGGAAATTGAGGATGCGGAAATCTTGACCGAAGAGCAGGATAGAATGCTGGTTGCCCTGGCAAGCAAACGTTCGGATCTGCAGAAGGAAAAGAATAAGCTTGCGGCCGAGGAAGCTGCCCGTAAAGCAGCGGCTGCCAAAGCGGCTGCGGCAAAAAGAGCGGCTGCGGCGAAAAGAGCCAAGGCGACCACCCTCGGCGGTAGTAGCGGCGGCGACGGATATACAGGTAACGGCGGACCATTCGCCCTTCCGGTCTCCGGAGCCAGACTGTCTTCCGGTTATGGGCCGCGAGTCCATCCGGTAACGGGTGAGGTTGGCAAGATGCATACGGGCCAGGATTTTGCGGCTCCGCAAGGGACGGAGATCCGTGCAGCCGAGAGCGGCACGGTGATCTTGGCCGAATGGTGGAGCGGTTACGGAAACTGTGTTATTGTTGATCATGGGGGCGGCGTATGGACATTGTATGGACATATCCGCAACGGCGGCATTAAAGTCAGCGAAGGCGATAAGGTGTCCAGAGGGCAGAAGATTGCCGAAGTAGGCTCCACGGGTCAGAGCACAGGACCGCATCTTCATTTTGAGGTTCGGGTCAATGGATCGCCGGTGAATCCTTCGCCTTATCTGTAA
- the ftsX gene encoding permease-like cell division protein FtsX has product MNFRTFLRHLREGAKSVFRNGWMSVASVTSIVVSLFILGVFMLLVMNVNALADKADSNVQINTYLNLNVDEKLRETIKGELEAMPEVSAIKFVSKEEGMKELEESLGSEWVEGFSEADQNPLPDAFEVSVIEPTTVGFVADKITALNKKYTEEPILRVKYGEGTVETLFKITKTVRNIGFIFVAGLGLMSMFLISNTIRVTILARRREIGIMKLVGATNNFIRWPFFVEGAMIGLMGSIVTVTLLFVGYNRLYAASQTDLTLAQSLIPLGDLWLPIGTIVVGLGIVIGIWGSTMSIRKFLKV; this is encoded by the coding sequence ATGAATTTTAGAACCTTCTTGCGGCACTTGCGGGAAGGGGCGAAGAGCGTTTTCCGGAACGGATGGATGTCGGTCGCATCCGTCACTTCCATCGTGGTGTCTTTGTTTATACTCGGCGTTTTCATGCTGTTAGTCATGAATGTGAACGCTTTAGCCGATAAAGCAGATAGCAATGTGCAAATCAATACGTACTTAAATCTCAACGTGGATGAGAAGCTGCGCGAGACCATTAAGGGTGAACTCGAGGCCATGCCGGAGGTCAGCGCCATCAAGTTCGTGTCCAAGGAAGAGGGCATGAAGGAGCTTGAGGAAAGCCTGGGCTCCGAATGGGTGGAAGGCTTCAGCGAGGCGGACCAGAATCCCCTACCGGATGCATTCGAAGTTTCCGTTATTGAACCGACCACGGTCGGTTTTGTTGCCGACAAGATTACGGCCCTGAACAAGAAGTATACGGAGGAGCCGATCCTGCGTGTCAAGTATGGGGAAGGCACGGTAGAAACCCTGTTCAAGATTACGAAGACGGTACGGAATATCGGCTTTATTTTCGTAGCGGGACTCGGCTTGATGTCCATGTTCTTGATCTCGAACACCATTCGGGTTACGATTTTGGCCCGTCGCCGCGAGATCGGCATTATGAAGCTTGTCGGCGCGACCAACAACTTCATTCGCTGGCCGTTCTTCGTGGAGGGCGCCATGATCGGCCTGATGGGCTCCATTGTGACGGTCACGCTATTGTTTGTAGGCTACAACCGCCTGTACGCCGCATCGCAAACGGATTTGACGTTAGCCCAAAGTTTAATCCCTCTAGGCGATTTGTGGCTGCCGATCGGCACCATTGTTGTTGGGCTGGGCATTGTCATTGGCATCTGGGGAAGCACCATGTCGATACGTAAATTTTTGAAAGTATAA
- the ftsE gene encoding cell division ATP-binding protein FtsE, translated as MIEMQDVWKTYPNGAHALQGVSVKINRNEFVYVVGPSGAGKSTFMKLIYREEVPTKGQISVNGFNIGKLQQRKIPYVRRNIGVIFQDYRLLPKLTAYENVAFAMEVIEAPPRLIKRRVMEVLELVGLKAKANREPSQLSGGEQQRIAIARAIVNNPAVIIADEPTGNLDPETSWGIMQLLDEINFRGTTIVMATHNRDIVNTMRKRVLAIEHGQIVRDQQRGDYGYEF; from the coding sequence GTGATCGAAATGCAGGACGTATGGAAGACCTATCCGAACGGCGCTCATGCGCTTCAGGGAGTTTCCGTCAAAATCAATCGAAATGAATTCGTCTATGTTGTCGGACCATCAGGTGCGGGCAAATCGACGTTTATGAAACTTATCTATAGAGAAGAAGTTCCTACCAAGGGTCAAATTTCCGTTAACGGATTTAATATCGGGAAGCTGCAACAGCGCAAAATCCCCTATGTTCGCCGAAATATCGGGGTTATTTTTCAAGACTATCGTCTGCTGCCCAAGCTGACTGCTTACGAAAATGTAGCTTTTGCCATGGAGGTTATTGAAGCGCCGCCGCGTCTCATCAAGAGACGGGTCATGGAGGTGCTGGAGCTTGTGGGTCTGAAAGCCAAGGCGAACCGCGAACCTTCCCAGCTCTCCGGCGGGGAGCAGCAGCGGATCGCAATCGCCAGAGCGATTGTGAACAACCCCGCCGTCATTATTGCGGACGAGCCTACAGGTAATCTGGATCCGGAAACCTCGTGGGGCATCATGCAGCTGCTGGATGAGATCAATTTCAGGGGAACCACCATCGTAATGGCTACCCACAACAGGGATATCGTGAACACCATGCGCAAACGCGTTCTTGCGATTGAGCACGGACAAATCGTTCGTGACCAGCAGAGAGGAGATTACGGGTATGAATTTTAG
- a CDS encoding VanW family protein encodes MKKIHLGLIIVISFGLLLSVGFGLLTMYVNQKELPKGVVLSGWQVGGKPSDEVLSELDQRLQAMTALKVELQSDALKGHTESFTLREAGVQFNAADFQEAIARLSEGSLWDQVLYRRNFQLEWHISTDWDRDVLKERLSEEWQKERFGEPVNAVRSISEDDVVRYTPEKTAYRIDWPAFYEGFSAVLPNESHFTEPNPDKIITVSLPLIRQKPPVTVKSLQDEGIERKIVEFSTSLGSSGPGRVHNVTAAAKSVDGMILKPGDEFNYAHIIDTAKKEYGFEEAPVIVNGKLVPGIGGGICQVSSTVYHAALLIGLEITERRNHSLPVSYLPKGQDATFAEGAINFRFRNNTGKHLLILSEVSHGNLTLKMFGTFPENTEYELVSTTVETLPSPEKVIHNNSLPPGLKQVVQNGKPGYVVETYRTKKVNGKVVEKVKISKDTYRPQNSIVAINPTSEVQLPEANDTPKEEVIEDGISAP; translated from the coding sequence ATGAAAAAAATTCATCTTGGTCTCATCATTGTCATCAGTTTCGGTCTTCTCCTCTCCGTCGGCTTCGGTCTATTGACGATGTACGTGAACCAGAAGGAACTCCCGAAGGGGGTTGTTCTCTCCGGTTGGCAGGTAGGCGGTAAACCATCAGACGAGGTGCTGTCAGAGCTGGATCAACGGCTGCAGGCGATGACAGCGCTGAAGGTGGAGCTGCAATCGGACGCGCTTAAGGGACACACGGAAAGCTTCACTCTCCGAGAGGCCGGGGTTCAATTCAACGCAGCCGATTTTCAGGAGGCTATCGCCAGGTTGTCCGAAGGATCACTATGGGATCAAGTTCTATACCGGCGTAACTTTCAGCTGGAATGGCATATATCCACGGACTGGGATCGTGATGTGTTAAAAGAGAGGCTGAGCGAAGAGTGGCAAAAGGAACGCTTCGGGGAACCCGTCAATGCGGTGCGGAGCATATCCGAAGATGATGTTGTCCGGTACACTCCGGAGAAAACGGCATACCGTATTGATTGGCCCGCATTCTATGAAGGGTTCAGCGCTGTGCTTCCGAATGAGTCTCACTTCACCGAGCCGAATCCCGATAAGATCATTACGGTTTCGCTGCCTCTCATCCGTCAAAAGCCCCCCGTTACCGTAAAATCGCTGCAGGATGAAGGGATTGAGCGCAAAATCGTTGAATTCTCCACCAGTCTCGGATCCAGCGGGCCTGGACGCGTTCATAACGTGACCGCTGCTGCCAAATCCGTAGACGGCATGATTCTGAAGCCCGGCGATGAATTCAATTATGCTCATATTATTGATACCGCGAAAAAGGAATACGGTTTTGAAGAAGCTCCTGTCATCGTGAACGGCAAGCTGGTCCCCGGCATCGGCGGCGGAATCTGCCAGGTATCCAGCACGGTGTATCATGCCGCCCTACTGATCGGACTGGAGATCACCGAAAGGCGGAATCATTCCCTTCCGGTCAGCTACCTGCCCAAGGGGCAGGATGCCACCTTCGCGGAAGGGGCGATCAATTTCCGTTTCCGAAACAACACAGGCAAGCATCTGCTTATTTTATCGGAAGTATCGCACGGTAATTTAACGTTGAAGATGTTTGGCACCTTCCCGGAAAACACGGAATATGAGCTTGTGTCCACCACCGTTGAAACCTTGCCGTCACCAGAGAAGGTCATTCACAATAACTCGCTGCCGCCAGGACTCAAGCAGGTGGTTCAGAACGGGAAGCCAGGCTATGTGGTTGAAACCTACCGAACCAAGAAAGTAAACGGCAAGGTTGTAGAGAAGGTTAAAATATCCAAGGATACCTATCGCCCCCAGAACAGCATCGTTGCCATCAATCCGACAAGCGAGGTCCAACTGCCGGAAGCGAATGACACACCGAAAGAGGAAGTGATTGAGGACGGTATCAGCGCACCCTAA
- a CDS encoding polymer-forming cytoskeletal protein, with product MIPRDDKLSDLKITGTGSSSGGQYDKVRIDGAGQINGDLECRELIGNGTMSVNGAVAARTIRVNGSGTIKGAVESEELNVAGSLSLKEGLRSRSIYIGGHCSVHGDSESKKLEVTGNLRSHGDVRSESATFQGGFKIDGRLHVGTADIRVLGRCLAQEIVGDRITIRKKGKRLWEMLSLSLRGTHLEARIIEGDVLDLEYVEADIVRGNRVILGKGCEIRQVEYRDELSQHPEAEVRASRRF from the coding sequence ATGATACCACGTGACGACAAGCTATCCGATCTGAAGATTACGGGCACCGGAAGTTCAAGCGGCGGCCAATACGACAAGGTACGCATTGACGGTGCCGGGCAAATAAATGGAGATCTGGAGTGCCGGGAATTGATAGGCAATGGAACGATGAGCGTCAATGGCGCCGTCGCTGCGCGTACGATTCGCGTGAACGGTTCGGGAACCATTAAGGGGGCCGTGGAGTCTGAGGAGCTGAATGTTGCCGGCAGCCTGAGCTTGAAAGAAGGATTGCGCAGCAGATCCATCTACATCGGGGGGCATTGCAGCGTTCACGGAGATTCCGAATCGAAGAAGCTTGAGGTTACCGGAAACTTGAGAAGCCATGGTGATGTGCGGAGTGAATCCGCCACGTTCCAGGGAGGCTTTAAGATCGATGGCCGCCTGCATGTTGGAACAGCGGATATCCGAGTATTGGGTCGCTGCCTTGCACAGGAAATCGTTGGAGACCGGATCACGATTCGCAAAAAAGGGAAGCGGCTCTGGGAAATGCTGTCCTTGTCTTTAAGGGGAACGCACCTGGAGGCGCGTATTATTGAAGGCGACGTCCTTGATCTCGAGTATGTCGAAGCTGATATCGTCCGCGGTAATCGGGTGATCCTAGGCAAAGGTTGCGAGATTCGGCAAGTGGAGTACAGAGATGAACTGTCACAGCATCCGGAAGCCGAGGTCAGAGCGTCCAGGCGGTTTTAA
- a CDS encoding alpha/beta hydrolase: MALMQCHFYSEVLGLSTSMTVILPQQTSSQIGMTNHAKKGLHPTLFLLHGLSDDDSIWLRRTSIERYVAEMGIAVVMPQVHRSFYTDMEYGGKYWTFISQELPAIARSFFPLSHAREDNFVAGLSMGGYGAFKLALRCPEAFAAAASLSGALDMAGHVRRNEALFEHQLVYGDQDITGTDNDLLWLLQEVDRSEGPKPLLYQCCGTEDFLYEDNQAFRKACEETSLDLTYLEGPGGHDWGYWDTHIQDVLKWLPLKA; this comes from the coding sequence ATGGCTCTTATGCAATGTCACTTCTACTCGGAGGTACTCGGTCTCAGCACGTCCATGACCGTTATTCTCCCTCAGCAAACCTCTTCGCAGATCGGTATGACCAATCATGCCAAAAAAGGGCTGCATCCGACGCTCTTCCTGCTGCACGGCCTGTCCGACGACGATTCCATCTGGCTTCGCAGAACCTCCATCGAACGCTATGTGGCCGAGATGGGTATTGCCGTCGTTATGCCGCAGGTGCACCGCAGCTTCTATACGGACATGGAATACGGCGGCAAATACTGGACCTTCATCAGCCAGGAGCTGCCGGCCATTGCCCGTTCCTTCTTCCCGTTATCCCACGCGAGAGAAGATAACTTCGTCGCTGGCTTGTCCATGGGCGGGTACGGGGCATTCAAGCTGGCCCTTCGCTGTCCCGAAGCCTTTGCCGCAGCTGCCAGTTTGTCGGGCGCGCTCGATATGGCGGGTCATGTCCGGAGGAATGAGGCCTTGTTTGAACATCAATTAGTCTACGGAGATCAAGATATTACCGGCACCGACAACGACCTGCTGTGGCTGCTTCAGGAAGTCGATCGATCAGAGGGGCCTAAGCCGCTGCTTTATCAATGCTGCGGAACCGAAGACTTCCTCTATGAAGACAATCAAGCGTTCCGCAAGGCCTGCGAAGAAACCTCCCTCGATCTCACCTATCTGGAAGGCCCAGGCGGCCATGATTGGGGATATTGGGATACTCACATTCAGGATGTGCTGAAGTGGCTTCCGTTGAAAGCCTGA
- a CDS encoding argininosuccinate synthase — protein MAKQKIVLAYSGGLDTSVILKWLKETYDAEIIAFTADIGQKEELDGLEEKALATGASKVYIDDLRDEFATDFIYPMFQAGAMYEGQYLLGTSIARPLIAKRMVDIARAEGATAIAHGATGKGNDQVRFELGVAGLAPDIEVIAPWRIEEFRNSFPGRAEMIAYAEAHGIPVTASAAKSYSMDRNLLHISYESGVLEDPWFDASAEDSKDMYLLSVSPEDAPDEAEYLELTFEQGNVVALNGETMSPLQVMEKLNELGGKHGIGRVDMVENRFVGMKSRGVYETPGGTILFTAHRKMESITMDREVMNLRDSLITRYSTLVYNGFWFAPERLALQALVTESQKNVSGTVRVKLYKGNIIGAGVKSPVSLYNPDIATMEADPTQAYDQGDATGFIRLNALRLKVATGVNQNQ, from the coding sequence ATGGCAAAACAAAAAATCGTGCTGGCGTATTCCGGTGGCCTGGATACGTCCGTTATTCTGAAATGGCTGAAAGAAACTTACGATGCGGAGATCATTGCTTTCACGGCCGATATCGGCCAGAAGGAAGAGCTGGACGGACTTGAGGAAAAAGCGCTGGCGACCGGCGCCTCCAAAGTATACATCGATGATCTGCGCGACGAATTTGCAACGGATTTCATCTATCCGATGTTCCAGGCGGGTGCTATGTACGAAGGGCAGTACCTGCTCGGGACCAGCATCGCGCGTCCGTTGATTGCCAAGCGCATGGTGGATATCGCTCGTGCCGAAGGCGCGACGGCGATTGCGCACGGCGCTACGGGCAAAGGGAACGACCAGGTTCGTTTTGAGCTGGGCGTAGCCGGCTTGGCACCGGACATAGAAGTAATCGCGCCTTGGCGCATCGAGGAGTTCCGTAACTCCTTCCCGGGTCGCGCAGAGATGATCGCTTACGCGGAAGCCCATGGCATTCCGGTAACGGCATCCGCGGCGAAATCCTACTCCATGGACCGCAACCTGCTCCATATCAGTTATGAGAGCGGCGTGCTGGAGGATCCTTGGTTCGATGCTAGCGCAGAGGACAGCAAGGATATGTACCTGCTCAGCGTATCGCCTGAGGATGCGCCGGACGAGGCGGAATACCTCGAGCTTACGTTTGAGCAAGGGAATGTTGTTGCGCTGAACGGCGAAACGATGAGCCCGCTGCAAGTGATGGAGAAGCTGAACGAGCTGGGCGGCAAGCACGGCATCGGTCGCGTGGATATGGTGGAGAACCGTTTCGTAGGCATGAAGAGCCGCGGTGTCTACGAGACGCCGGGTGGAACGATCCTGTTCACCGCTCATCGCAAAATGGAATCCATCACGATGGACCGCGAAGTGATGAACCTGCGCGACAGCCTGATTACCCGTTACAGCACCTTGGTTTATAACGGTTTCTGGTTTGCGCCGGAACGTCTGGCACTGCAGGCCCTGGTAACCGAGAGCCAGAAGAACGTATCCGGTACGGTGCGCGTGAAGCTGTATAAAGGCAACATTATCGGCGCAGGCGTAAAGAGTCCGGTTAGTCTGTACAACCCGGATATTGCTACGATGGAAGCCGATCCAACGCAAGCTTATGATCAGGGCGATGCGACCGGCTTTATCCGCTTGAACGCACTGCGTTTGAAAGTGGCAACCGGCGTGAACCAGAATCAATAA
- the argF gene encoding ornithine carbamoyltransferase, whose protein sequence is MATSGQVKELSLKGRDMIELDEYSTEEIQFLLDSAIEIKRKQKNGEVYQPLKGKTIGLIFEKSSTRTRVSFEAGMFQLGGHALFLSKNDIQLGRGEPISDTAQVMSRYLDGLMIRTFGHDNVVNLAKYASIPVINGLSDMAHPCQVLADLQTVLEHKGKLKGLKMAFIGDGNNMAHSLLIGGAKMGMHVAVASPKGYEADASIVKLSEEIAAQTGGKITITQDPIEAAKDADVIYTDVWASMGFEEEQAQREAAFADYQVNEELVKAAKPDYLFLHCLPAHRGEEVSEGVIDGANSVIFDQAENRLHAQKALMVALMA, encoded by the coding sequence ATGGCCACTAGCGGACAAGTGAAGGAATTAAGCCTGAAAGGGCGGGATATGATCGAGCTGGACGAATACTCGACGGAAGAGATTCAGTTCTTGCTCGATTCGGCAATTGAGATCAAGCGCAAGCAGAAGAACGGCGAAGTCTATCAGCCGCTGAAAGGCAAGACGATCGGATTGATTTTTGAGAAGTCGTCCACGCGGACGCGGGTTTCATTCGAGGCTGGGATGTTCCAGCTGGGCGGACATGCACTCTTTTTAAGTAAAAACGATATTCAGCTCGGACGCGGCGAGCCGATCAGCGATACGGCGCAGGTGATGTCCCGTTATTTGGACGGCTTGATGATCCGTACCTTCGGGCACGATAACGTGGTCAACCTGGCGAAATATGCCTCCATTCCGGTTATCAACGGCCTGAGTGACATGGCGCATCCATGTCAGGTGCTGGCCGATTTGCAGACGGTGCTGGAGCACAAAGGCAAATTGAAAGGTCTCAAAATGGCCTTTATCGGCGATGGCAACAACATGGCGCATTCGCTCCTGATTGGCGGTGCCAAGATGGGCATGCATGTGGCCGTAGCCAGTCCGAAGGGCTATGAGGCGGATGCCAGCATCGTGAAGCTGAGCGAGGAAATCGCGGCGCAAACGGGTGGCAAAATTACGATTACGCAAGACCCGATCGAAGCCGCGAAGGATGCGGACGTGATCTATACGGATGTATGGGCAAGCATGGGCTTTGAAGAGGAGCAGGCACAGCGGGAGGCTGCGTTTGCGGACTACCAGGTGAATGAGGAACTTGTGAAGGCGGCGAAGCCGGATTACTTGTTCCTGCATTGCCTCCCGGCCCACCGCGGCGAAGAGGTCAGTGAAGGCGTGATCGACGGTGCCAATTCCGTCATTTTTGATCAGGCCGAGAACCGTCTCCATGCCCAGAAGGCTTTGATGGTTGCTTTGATGGCATAA
- a CDS encoding acetylornithine transaminase, producing the protein MGKETAAGGVKAANESSLFQTYARYPIALVKGEGSWLWDAQGNKYLDFMAGLAVTNLGHAPIKVKEKLKSQLDELWHVSNLFHIPGQEKAAELLTANTCADAVFFCNSGAEANEAAIKLARRYHQKVKGTGRYEVITFTQSFHGRTLATLTATGQDKVKEGFLPLPAGFKSVPLHDLPALEAAVNDNTAAIMIEMVQAEGGVHPVEPEFLQAVTELCKKHGLLLIVDEVQTGMGRTGKLFAHEHYGIEPDIFTVAKGLGSGFPVGAMLGKAYLREAFTAGSHATTFGGTPIASAVIQATIETMLEDNVPQRAAEAGEYLMTKLNESLGSHPFVKAIRGKGLLIGIECVEPVGELVLKGQSRGLLFVTAGPNVIRLLPNLYVTKEEIDQAVSIVTELIHEHTAVSQA; encoded by the coding sequence ATGGGAAAAGAAACAGCAGCAGGCGGTGTTAAAGCAGCGAATGAAAGCTCGTTGTTCCAGACGTACGCCAGATATCCAATCGCCCTGGTCAAAGGGGAAGGAAGCTGGTTATGGGACGCTCAAGGCAACAAATATCTTGATTTTATGGCAGGCCTGGCGGTAACGAATCTCGGCCATGCCCCGATAAAAGTGAAAGAGAAGCTGAAGTCCCAGCTGGATGAATTGTGGCATGTCTCGAACCTGTTCCACATTCCGGGTCAGGAAAAAGCAGCCGAGCTGCTGACAGCGAACACCTGCGCGGATGCGGTTTTCTTCTGCAACAGCGGGGCGGAAGCGAACGAAGCGGCCATTAAGCTGGCGCGCCGCTACCATCAGAAGGTGAAGGGAACGGGGCGCTACGAGGTCATTACGTTTACGCAGTCCTTCCACGGACGGACGCTGGCTACGCTGACGGCCACCGGCCAGGATAAGGTAAAGGAAGGGTTCCTTCCGCTTCCGGCAGGCTTCAAAAGCGTTCCGCTGCATGACCTTCCGGCACTGGAAGCGGCTGTTAACGACAACACCGCTGCGATCATGATCGAAATGGTGCAGGCGGAGGGCGGTGTGCATCCGGTAGAGCCGGAGTTCCTTCAAGCCGTCACCGAGCTGTGCAAGAAGCATGGACTGCTGCTGATCGTGGACGAGGTGCAGACGGGCATGGGCCGGACCGGGAAGCTGTTTGCGCATGAGCATTACGGCATTGAGCCGGATATCTTTACCGTGGCCAAAGGGCTCGGCTCCGGGTTCCCGGTCGGCGCGATGCTGGGTAAAGCTTACTTGCGCGAAGCCTTCACGGCAGGAAGCCATGCGACAACGTTTGGCGGCACACCGATTGCGAGCGCCGTTATCCAGGCCACTATCGAAACGATGCTGGAGGACAATGTGCCGCAGCGTGCGGCCGAAGCCGGAGAATATTTGATGACGAAGCTGAATGAGAGCCTCGGCAGTCATCCCTTTGTGAAGGCGATCCGGGGTAAAGGTCTGCTGATCGGCATCGAATGCGTTGAGCCGGTTGGCGAGCTGGTGCTGAAAGGGCAGAGCCGCGGGCTGCTGTTCGTAACGGCAGGACCGAATGTGATCCGGCTGCTTCCGAATCTGTACGTCACTAAAGAAGAGATCGACCAGGCGGTATCGATTGTTACGGAACTTATACATGAGCATACGGCGGTTAGCCAAGCATAG